CGGTTTTAATTGAGTTGGATtgattttattggttttttggGTGTTCACTTACACGGTTACACCTGCAACCTTGGCCTCACTACCTCACTAGTTTCACTATAGACGAGTGGTTAATTAAAGTTGGAAACTTGATAGGCATGAAGCATTGAGACAAGGGATATGGCGCTAGTAAAGACCTTATTATAACTGACAATGGACCGACCTTACAGATGTGCCCTCAAGAACCTGATGGAcaaacatataaatatttacaaGAGATGAACACTGACAACCCAAACTAGTAACTATGTTCTACTTGCTTACCCCTTATTTGTTTTCTGAGGGTGAAACAAATTACTTGTAGGTTCTTCCCATTTAAAACAATGAATGAGAAACTAATTCTCATATCATCAAACCAGTGGATAAAACTAATAGCAAACGACACAAATATGCAGAGAGAGCCTCCGCCAACTACAGACACTAGATATTGAAACAAGGGTGACTAACTGTCTTACATCCAGCTCTGGGGCATCATGTATGGTTTCCTAGGTTCAGATGGACCGCCGCTGATGAGGGTTTTGCTGTCACTTGGACTGAGACCGGGACTGCCTGCCAGCATGGCCATCAGACTTCCCCCATGCACCCTACCTTCTGGAGCTAATACTGGAACTGGTGATGGTCTTACTTCTCTGGCTGGGAGGTGAGGTTGTGGAAGTCCTACTTGTTTCAATTCAAGACCAGTCCAGCCAGCTGGGTTCACTATGCTACTCCCCATCATCTTCATGATATCGACATTCATGTCTTCAGTAGCGACAACATCTTTCATCTTCTCAGGCTTGCTGGGTGAGGGGATCTGGACAGTATGTGCCAGAGTGGCACCCCCGTGGACTCGCTTGTCTTGCACCAGGGCATTGTGTGATGCACAGAGCCCAGTCTTCCCCCTGGCAAATGAACTACAAGGTCCATCTTGGCTGCCAAATTGTGACCCAACCTGACCCCAAGAGCATCTTTTCCCTCCACCATGTGCCTTGCAGAAGTCCGTGCTGCCTTGTGCACTCTTGCCACAGCCTTCAGATTTGCATCTCTTGCCCCCTCCATGGCGGACGCAATAGTCAGTTCGTCCCCTTGCGCTCTTTGTGCATTCTGGCACTGCACACCTCTTGCCGCCCCCATGTGCCACGCAGAAGTTGGTCCCTCCATGAACACTCTTTGGGCAAATCCCACCACCTTGAAATGAACACCTTTTCCCTCCACCATGCCCCTTGCAGAAGGGGGTGCTCCCTTCTGCGCCCTTGGTGCAACCTGGAACTGTGCACCGTTTTCCCCCACCATGGGCCTTGCAATACATTGTGCTTCCTTGTGCCCCTTTTGTGCATGCTGGGAACTGGCAACGACGCCCACCTCCGTGTGAGATGCAGAGACCTGAGAGGCCTTCTGCACTCTTCGTGCAGTTCTCCTTCTGGCATCTCTTCCCCCCACCATGCCGGATGCACAATCCTGATTTCCCTCTTGCAGCTCGAGTGCAACCCTCATGACTGCATCGCCTGCCACCACCATGAGCAATGCAGTAATCTGTTCGTCCTTCTGCACTCTTTGTGCACCCAAGGAATTCACATCGCCGGCCACCCCCATGTGCCTTGCAGTACACTGTACGGCCCTCAGCTCCCTTATGACATCCAGTTTTCTGGCACCTCCGACCACCTCCATGGGCAATACAAAGGCCAGAAGCACCTCTTGCTCCCTTTCCACATCCCTTGAACTGACAAGTCTTTGAACTAGTGCTGCGTTGTGGTTGCTGCTGTGTTATCCCGGAAGTACAGGTGACTGAgctttttggtgttgttattATGCTTGATGAAAGGTCCGGAACTGGGGAAGTTGGGTCCATTCTTTGTGGAATCTGATGGGAAAATAAGCTAGTCTTTTTGATCAATGGAGCATGCAATGATGATGACAAAGAAGTCCCTGGTTTCCATGGAGATGATGTTGAGCCTTCATCTAGATGCGCAGCTCTGGCAACTCCCAGTGGCATATCCATGGCGTGAAGTAGAGTAGAGCTTGCATGGATACTAGTGATATCGGATTCGGCAGGCCCAGTAGAGAGACTCAACTCCAGGTCAATATCTGTCTGCAGTTCCAGTGCTTTCAGACTTGAGCCAGCATATTTCTTTGTGCTGGGTGTTTTCTCGTTGCCTAGATGCAGAGTGAAGTCCAATTCAAGATCCATAGAGGActcctcttcattttctttggctGAGGACATTGTAGTGCAAGCAGTGGCTGAACTCCCTTTGCTGTCTGAGGAACTTGATGAACGCCCTAGCCCAAGAGACAGTGAAGAACCAACTTGCTGGCCCCTGGTTCCATCAATCAAACTCCACTTCCGTTTGACCCCCTTTGATGCAGTCAAGTCAGGAATCGAAGAACTGGGGGAATCAAGTCGCAGGATAGTATCCATGCAATAGTTGGCTCTGGCTCCTCCAACTTGCATGGAATTGCCCAGATTTTTGAATGCATTTGAGGAATGGTTAGCAGCAAAGCCCAAATTCTGGAACCTGGAGTACATGAAGCGAGAGCTAAAATGCAACACTTATTTCCAAACTAAATCTAAATTGTAAGACAACAGTCTGCCTGACTTCCGGGGTAAATAAAATTAGCTACAAAAAGACGAGGGTTAGATGTCTCTGTAAGAGCACATCCCACCCCCACTGACAAATCCTGAAGTATCACACCGATCCATTTCCAATAAAGAATTAGTCTCAACTTTTTCCAATCAGCAACAAGCCAAGATACCCAAACTGAAATCCTTCACAACAACATCATGGCAGTCAATCATCCTGTATCAGAACAAGTCAAACTGTTACAGAGGAACACTAATGCCAGAATGAAAGAAATCACAACTAGGTTGCAGATTTTGGACCACTTGGTTGTTTGGTTTTAAGCAAAATTATGGAGTAGATATGTTTCTGATTAGTTTCTGATTCAAACAATCCTCATGGATCAGCCATCATATtggtaaaaagtaaaataactaaaaatttcattttaagcAAATGGCCATGATTACAGAAAAAAGACATGGAAAATCCCAATTATTCCTaataaaaaatcagaaacaTAAAACATTGATGAGATCTTGTGTTGACATCTCATTCAAAAACAAATATGGAAAGCCTAAAAGCACATGGATTTCTAAACCAATCACGATAATATCATTAGCAAATTCATTTTGTCTTCCAGAAATACCATAGcattttttcttacatttccaaATTTGgccaaagaaaaaggaaactacATAAAAAGTGAAATGGTATTTTCTTGAAATTAACATTCTTTATACCACCATCCTTATTCCCTGTCCTGAGCTTGACTCCATCTTAAATTTCAGGCTCCAAGGagcattttcaaaatgaaattaaacaaacacttacaatatttgaagaaaaatgttctcttaaaaagggaaaaaaataaaataaaattctaaagcaTTAAACAATGGACTGGAGTAGATTTGGAGTAACAGggagaaagaaaattgaaacGTGGTAactaagataaataaatatagagcAAGAACACAAAGATTATATCAATCTTACTCCATAGAAAACAAGTAAGAaacacattttctttttttccttttggtttaagaataaaaaaaactccaaGTGCCATCCAAACTGTATAGACATAGATAGAGGCTACAAAGATTGAGAACAAAAGACAGCTACACGGACCTCTATTTATACTCAAAAGAAACAACATGGGCTGCTGATCTCAGTGCATGGCAAAAGCAGCTAGGAACCTCGGGATCTGATATTCATGGAATATGAACAAATCAGAATAAAAAACAGAATCAAGTGTCATAATGAGATAAACAAGAAATCAAAGATTAACAgcattgaatgaaaaataagataaatttgAAAGCAGAGCATCAATTTTGTGATAGTATTGCAACTaattataaataacaaattatccATAATTCAATTCTGAAAATATTATACTGCATGATCATTTCCCatcatttcctttttccttAAACAGAAAACTGAAAAGGATATCTTTTTAGCTGTTCCTTGCAATCATTTTgcaattagaaaatatttagacAAGTTCCAAGAAGGAACTTCAAATGCATTCCCTCATAactctcattttcttcacttttcaaaaacatcaagctttcaattttctctttccCTTCTTCTCATCTAAGTCCCAGCAAACACACTGAGCATAAAGGCAAATGAAAAGAGAAACTAAATccaaaacaaaatcacaaagctTGAAATCTACTATGTAAAAAATCAATGctaaaataagatataatagaaaatttagCATATTCATAAACAAAAAGATCTAAAATCctcaataataattaaaaaaaaaatccacatcagaatttaaaaaaaaagaaaaaagttaacaGGTAAATCAAGTgacaaaatgagattttgaataatcCCATGGTGTTTCATGCGAATCAAGTCAGATGCAAACAGGCAGTATCATGAATCCAATAGAAACCAATTTACAATTCAAATTAGAAGCAATTGTTAAAAGATATCTTAATCAATACTAACATCAAAATCAGATTTGAGCTAAACCAAATCAGAAAACACCACCAAACACACTCTGAACCATCCATcccctgtttggttgccgagaagaTGCAGGAAACCAAAACTGACACCAGCACCTCCAATCGACAGCTAAAACCTCAAATAAACCAAACCTAGCACCCCCCCTCACCTCAGCTAAGATAAGCTTCCTACACTTTCCATCAATTAAACCAACacaaaacattaaaacaaaaacaaaaaataaaaaataaaaaatcatactCTCTTCCCCTCTCTCCCCTCTCCCATAACCTCCTCGGGAACCAAACGTGGCCAAACCGAAACAAAACACACGCCACAGCAAATTAAATCTGAAACACGCAGAAGCTTCAAAACTAGATCGAAAATCCAGGTATTGAAACAAACGAAAGActtgaaattggaaaaaaagGTCAGAAAATCCAGGAAAATACCTGAGAAATTGAGGAGCAGAAAgcagagagaggagagagaggaggCTTGGAGACCCTTAGGGCTTGAGCGCCGGCGCAAAGGTAGAGAACACACAGTAAGATAGATAGAGGGggagggaaaaataaataaaagaaaaatgacggGTGCCAAATACGGTGAAAATAACGAATCTATATTGCTGTCTAAAAGGAAAAGTCGCTTTGCTATTTTTGTTGGCTTAggataatttcatatttatcgCTCACTCCCATAATTCCCTTTTTCAtatctctttaatttttctataaattgtaaaaaaattaataaataaaaatttccatttttacaTCCACtattctataaattaaaataataataataataatgataaattcctatttccaaatctttaataaaaaaaataataatacaatatattttcaaGGAGTAAACACAAATTAAACAATTACCTAACAGTATTGAGATGATTAATATCCGGAAATAATTGAAGCACGACACACTGCAGCGACATTGACTTAAAAGAGAGGAGGCTAAGAAAAACAGTGGAAACCGTGGGGGGAGGAAAGGTCAAGTCCATAGGCGTGGCGATACGATATCGGCTGAACCCCCAACCCCCGATAAACGCGCTTCTCCCTCACGTCAATCTCACGTCAGTTCTCAGCCGCGTCTCGTCACCGTTCTTCGTGCACCGCCTCCTGGCCCCACCCATCTTCTCACCACTCGACACGTCTCCGTGGCTCCCCACGCTTGATCTCCTCTCAGAATAATTCCATTGACCGTAAATGTAAAAACATGTAAAACGATGACATGTTTCTCCAAAACCTGTTTTTGTTTTCGAAAAGCAAAGTGGTGCAGCATATTGGGTTTTGACCgtcctttcctttcttttattttattgtatttttggaagagaaaaagaaaaaaaaaggggaaaatatCTGAGCTTTGTCATTTTCCAATTTCCTGTATGGGGAAAACGGAGGAGGAAAAAAAGAGTGGTGGTCAGGCGATCTGCAGCGCACATTACATTTAAAATCTAGGAAAAGTCAATTCGCTTCCAAACGGAAAAGTCAAAGAACTGATTCTCTCTCTTTCCATCTCTCCACCGTCCAATGTTGACACGTATGACACCACAGTCAACCTCCACCGCCCGATTCACCACTTCTCTGACACTTAAAAAAGGATCCGGCGCCCACCTTTTTCCCCGAAACCGtcttatttttctattgtaTCTCGCCAGCTACGTAACGTTTTTGTCTTACGCGGTTTTCCGCCGCTGGATTAGCCTTCGGTGTGTTCCATATAGGAGTCAACGGTGTGGATCTGGGGAGGACGTGGGTCTGCGAAGTTCGCGTGgcgttttaaatttattctacatttctttttaaatttaattgattttctgGGGACTTTCCAATGAAGAATATTCACTTTAAGATTCGGGTCTTGGGGGTCGCACGTGTTGAGTCTCATGCACGTGCAAGTCATGTGACAACAACCATTTTGTTCAGTGGGAATATGTCCACTTACCCCACAAGATCTCTCCTCCAAACATGCatccaataatttaattttatatgtaatcatatgaaataaaataaatggaaaaatctATCAAAAAACTCATTTCCCGTAATTTAATCACCATCCGATTGCACTAAATCTTTATAACATCTATAGACATCTTTATAGGATCATGCTGCTAATTGTAATCATACCAACGTGGAAATGCCACATCATATCATAgtgaaaatatgaatattacaTTAAtaccatacaaaaaaaaaaaaaataccactaATGAAAAATTAATGGTAGTATAACATTCTccaattaaattttcaatttgatgCCATGACTGCCAcctccccattttttttttctttggtttgaaaaagaaaatttgagaaagaagaaggaagaaagaaaagaaagataggATTAGGATACGGGTGAGTGAAGGTAGAAATAAAGAAGATGTGGGCACTGCTATCCTTTCGCATAAAAGTTTTACtacaaaagtaaaaataaaatggggGTGAAGagaattttaacaattttctttaaaataatcaGGTTGAAAAGTGGGCAATGTATAAAGTGTGGAGTCATCTTTGGCATCAACTTTTTGGGGCCTTATGGGTGGGCAAGGTGGTGCCACATCTAGGGACATATGGCCACCTCTTTCTCCACCCTTCAATGTTGTAGCACATCctattgttttcaatttttcattctcaccTTCCCCACCCATCGTCTAAAGTACCATCTACTACAAAGTAcaagataaaatttataaaagaattccTCCTCACTCTCCTTTCTGGCAGCATAAAATATGGAATATTTAGAAAtcaaagtaaaagaaacaaagaaagggAACTTCCCTTCTCCCCTTTTCAGCAGCATAGAAACCCAGAATATTCATTGCTGATATTTTCCTTCTCCATTCAATGATTTAGATGGCTTTGGGCACTGCTTCAAGTTTTGAATTGTGGGGGTGGACTTTGAATGAATGAACGAACCCAGAAACAATCATATAGAGGGAAGATTTTCAATCACATGAGAATCCAACACTGGAATGAGATCAGTAGGAGAAGTTTGACTCTTGGTACCACTTTTGATACACTGCAGAAAGAAAGATGGAGGCTGAAAAAAGTCGAAGCCGTATGATCTGAAATAGGATAGATGACATTGAGGCTTTTCTCAGGTGAACTGAATATGGCCTAAATTCAAGCATTTCAGGCATCTGGGTCAAACATTTTGCTTAAGATTGGTGTGAAACCAGTTTGTTGAAATTGAAATTGTATCAGAGATTCATCGAGAAgggaaataaaaatatcatactCTCATGCTGCCGTTCAATAACCTTGGGCTCTAGGTTGTCAGAATGAGAAAGCATTCAGCTACCCTTCtaatgaaatttgagttatacTACAAATTCTATTCATTTGATGGTGAATAAAAATGAGGGTATTCACTAGTTTCTAACTTACTATCTCAATCAATGTTACCGCAGCAAAGATGAGAAAAAGAACACCTCCAATGTAGGCGATAACCTGAAAGAGGAACAAAGGATGGATTTAGTCTTTCTTAGGCATGAGATGTATCCAAGAAAGGAACATTCTTAAGAGTACTAATTATCTCTGAGAAAAAACTATGTGCTTTGCCATTTAAGAAACGCAATAGCAGAAAAAGACTAGACATTTGTGTTGGAAGGGTGAGAAGAGCTATTACCCTATGTGCATAGCCCCCCTTATTTGGTGCTTACTGCTTCCAACCGAGGGTGACTCATGGGGCAAAGTATCGGTTTCATGAAAGGCATGTCCCACCAAAAAGACCTTTTCTGGGACATGTCTCCCTAATGTTGCAAGCTCTCCAAAGATGTTTTATAAGTTCAATAGTTACAATTTTGGAGTTACTCATTTTCCACCAGTGAAAATAGAATGGCTGCATTGCATATAGTGGTAACTGGACCTCAATGCACTTCCAGCCAAATATTTAATTCTCTTTCTGTTTTGTTTTTACGTTTCAATTGGAGGAAAACTGAATCAtcattagaaaatttattttctaccaaaagaagaaatttaCTGGCTGGATCTTATTTAGTGGTATATTTTAAGCAACATCAAACTGTCACTACTAGAACACAATCAGCTTTTGGGAACTTGAAATAGTTTATGAATTGGTGGTTTGATTAGAGAGTATGGAGTTAGAAGGCAATTATAACAGTATAATGAAGATTTCATAATAATCTTAAAGAGACAAGGATAATTCTAGACCAATCTGGGATATTAGAAATATATTTCACATCTAATAAATAAGTTTAATGCTTCTATGGATAACTGAAAACAATTCATCAATTATTGAACTAAGGGATTAAATTAGGTTAcatttattatgaaaatgatagaaatgGTTTTCCATACTTGCAGCAGAGTCAGGGAGGccaactttttctttcctccctGCCTGACTTGTGTACTTCTTGCAACCAAGATGGGACATGAGAGAACAATGAGGAATCATGTGAAGGAATTATGTGTTCCAGCTAATGAATGAAGTACAACAGTAAAAAAACTCACCTTCTCTGATAAGAATGTTCCCAGTAAAGAACCCCCCAAAACAGCAAGCTGCCAACAAGAAACCAAGAATGATTAGTCATATTAAATGATAATTGAAGTAGAAagtataagggaaaaaaaaaacatctctTTCGCAGCCTCCAATAATAGGTATGCATACTATATAACATGTGCAGTGAAAATTTCACAATTGACaacattttgtaatttttttcttttttctttttacatgtTGCTTCTACTTTAGCAAGTATGTCACAAACTCCAAAATTGGAAATACTGCCATTGTAGCTTGTATTTGGTGGCTGCAAAGCAAGCTAAGATTCTTTTGTAAGTTTGGAAGTTACCAAAGTTGCCACTCCATGACCAGCCAATGCTCCTCCAATGACTCCAAGAGGTGAAGATGCTGCAGCAAGTGCTGCATGGGAAGAGAAAACTGTGTTAGCACATAGGATATGAAGAGGAACA
This DNA window, taken from Vitis vinifera cultivar Pinot Noir 40024 chromosome 2, ASM3070453v1, encodes the following:
- the LOC100248452 gene encoding uncharacterized protein LOC100248452 isoform X1; the encoded protein is MYSRFQNLGFAANHSSNAFKNLGNSMQVGGARANYCMDTILRLDSPSSSIPDLTASKGVKRKWSLIDGTRGQQVGSSLSLGLGRSSSSSDSKGSSATACTTMSSAKENEEESSMDLELDFTLHLGNEKTPSTKKYAGSSLKALELQTDIDLELSLSTGPAESDITSIHASSTLLHAMDMPLGVARAAHLDEGSTSSPWKPGTSLSSSLHAPLIKKTSLFSHQIPQRMDPTSPVPDLSSSIITTPKSSVTCTSGITQQQPQRSTSSKTCQFKGCGKGARGASGLCIAHGGGRRCQKTGCHKGAEGRTVYCKAHGGGRRCEFLGCTKSAEGRTDYCIAHGGGRRCSHEGCTRAARGKSGLCIRHGGGKRCQKENCTKSAEGLSGLCISHGGGRRCQFPACTKGAQGSTMYCKAHGGGKRCTVPGCTKGAEGSTPFCKGHGGGKRCSFQGGGICPKSVHGGTNFCVAHGGGKRCAVPECTKSARGRTDYCVRHGGGKRCKSEGCGKSAQGSTDFCKAHGGGKRCSWGQVGSQFGSQDGPCSSFARGKTGLCASHNALVQDKRVHGGATLAHTVQIPSPSKPEKMKDVVATEDMNVDIMKMMGSSIVNPAGWTGLELKQVGLPQPHLPAREVRPSPVPVLAPEGRVHGGSLMAMLAGSPGLSPSDSKTLISGGPSEPRKPYMMPQSWM